In Ignavibacteria bacterium, a single genomic region encodes these proteins:
- a CDS encoding N-6 DNA methylase: MNQKKTGSYYTPKLITDFLINHVSLILKTKYLSILEPSAGDGVFVKSIFKHHDLYNRIKSLFAVEINRKELDKLGKEIISKRLKLINEDFLKFQKDSKKTFSLVVGNPPYIKKKFLTQKQIRLCEEIHNDSLLSNHKINNIWTAFLVRCIKFVDDIGILALILPSEFMQVKFSTELRALILKEFERVEIFTFNELLFKECKGQDTLLLICERKSINKGLFFANINKVEDLEKKNFALSKRIDIKESKWTYHHLENDEIELIQRLKDKFKTVNHYCSSKAGIVTAANDYFIVDEETVNRYSLYNYVKPIIQKGFFVNGSVLFRKKDFNDLRKESKPIYLIDLNVIDKNNQIGEYLKIGVKLGIQNRYKTSIRKNWYSIPNIQTPSDGLFFKRCHEYPKLIINKAKVYATDSAYLVTMRNGYNIQDLVFSFYNSLTLLFSELNGRFYGGGVLELTPNEFKQLPIPYATISRNEFKNYTREFSNKSSILDICNKYNYFILKSAIPKISGDDIRKIIDIKAKLFARRHKN; this comes from the coding sequence TTGAATCAAAAGAAAACTGGCTCATACTACACACCAAAATTAATTACTGATTTCTTGATTAATCACGTATCCTTAATTCTTAAAACTAAATATTTGTCAATTTTAGAACCAAGTGCAGGTGACGGTGTTTTTGTAAAATCTATATTTAAACATCATGACTTATATAACAGAATTAAATCATTATTTGCTGTTGAAATCAATAGAAAAGAATTAGATAAACTTGGTAAAGAAATTATAAGCAAACGACTAAAACTTATAAATGAAGATTTTTTAAAGTTTCAGAAAGATAGCAAAAAAACCTTTTCTTTGGTTGTTGGTAATCCACCTTATATAAAGAAAAAGTTTCTTACCCAAAAACAAATTCGGCTATGTGAAGAAATTCATAATGATTCGTTATTGTCAAATCATAAGATAAATAATATTTGGACAGCTTTTCTTGTACGATGTATTAAATTTGTAGATGATATCGGTATATTAGCTTTAATACTACCTTCTGAATTTATGCAGGTTAAGTTTTCAACCGAATTAAGAGCATTAATATTAAAAGAATTTGAACGAGTCGAAATTTTCACATTCAATGAATTACTTTTTAAAGAATGCAAAGGCCAGGACACTTTACTTTTAATATGTGAAAGAAAATCAATTAATAAAGGATTGTTCTTTGCCAACATTAACAAAGTTGAAGACCTAGAGAAAAAGAACTTTGCTCTTTCTAAAAGAATAGACATTAAAGAATCAAAATGGACTTATCATCATTTAGAAAACGACGAAATTGAGTTAATTCAAAGATTAAAGGATAAATTTAAAACTGTAAATCATTATTGTTCTTCAAAAGCGGGAATTGTTACTGCAGCAAATGATTATTTCATAGTTGACGAAGAGACAGTTAATCGTTATTCATTATATAATTATGTTAAACCAATTATTCAAAAAGGATTCTTTGTTAATGGTAGTGTTTTGTTCAGGAAAAAAGATTTTAATGATTTAAGAAAAGAAAGTAAGCCTATATATTTAATTGATTTAAATGTCATAGATAAAAATAATCAAATTGGGGAGTATTTAAAAATTGGAGTAAAGTTGGGAATACAGAACAGGTATAAAACTTCAATTCGTAAAAACTGGTATTCAATACCGAATATTCAAACTCCTTCCGATGGTTTATTTTTTAAGCGTTGCCACGAATACCCAAAATTAATTATAAACAAAGCTAAAGTTTATGCAACCGATAGTGCTTATTTAGTTACAATGAGAAATGGCTACAACATTCAAGATTTAGTATTTTCCTTTTACAATTCATTAACCCTTTTATTCAGTGAGTTAAATGGAAGATTCTACGGGGGCGGTGTTTTAGAATTAACACCAAATGAATTTAAACAACTTCCAATCCCTTATGCAACAATTTCGAGAAATGAATTCAAGAACTACACAAGAGAATTTTCCAATAAG
- a CDS encoding sensor histidine kinase, with product MSKKFSIDARVILQLGRDSIKDHTTALIELIKNSYDADAKIVEVEIYSRETKDIIRVADNGFGMTDTELEDNWLRIGFSEKKKNKNSTLGRRKTGEKGIGRIAADRLGSNLNMITKSKNEKVIGIEVKWDEFDVDKKVVTDIELIELENPTIKIPQKEDELSETGTEIIIKNLRQEWTKENINDLYRELSFFTPLSHDDSEFQIRLINDIDPSIPKEVKTAIYEVAEIEVTLHYDGKEELIYEYKNKIDARRNKIRIINRDQFMQSEYAGSLNTGPVDIKLLFFPRKAALLEGTSFKLSDLRTFLNINAGVKIYRDNIAVKPYGFVNSEFGFDWMGLGARKAEDPAGISRPSYKITPNQLVGFVNVSRDENPKINDSASREGLVENEAFEDLRALILSTIRLLETYRYEIIKETSKKPEKKPAHDSIHYITEKLNSVVNDLESVKQYLSKHKDYKGSSISNTVIRVNEAIEETERTIEELLEEKRVLSALATLGIASAVFGHETESSINEFKLAAKTSRSYLSKKNPDIEIALIELDKAIQHSKIISGWGTFALSRVEKEKRVKRERRIKPIINKVLDQIKPSLDGIGVELIKEIENVVAKTYPMDIESIILNLLTNAYSAVPNSKRNRVIKVTLKNEYINDKKGFSLTVSDSGPGVAKEFINSIWDPLFTTKIGKSDQRSGTGLGLTIVRSIVDEMEGEITLNKDEELKGAKFNIWLPK from the coding sequence ATGAGTAAAAAGTTTTCTATAGATGCGCGGGTAATACTTCAATTGGGTCGAGATAGTATTAAGGACCATACTACGGCATTAATTGAATTGATTAAAAATAGTTATGATGCAGATGCTAAAATAGTTGAAGTTGAGATATATTCCAGAGAAACAAAAGATATTATTAGGGTAGCAGATAATGGTTTTGGTATGACCGATACTGAATTAGAAGACAATTGGTTAAGGATTGGTTTTTCCGAGAAGAAGAAAAACAAAAATAGCACTTTAGGAAGAAGAAAAACTGGAGAAAAAGGAATAGGAAGAATAGCTGCGGACAGATTAGGTTCAAACCTTAATATGATAACTAAATCAAAAAATGAGAAAGTTATTGGAATAGAAGTTAAATGGGATGAATTTGATGTTGACAAGAAAGTAGTGACTGATATTGAATTAATAGAATTAGAAAATCCTACTATTAAAATTCCACAAAAAGAAGATGAATTATCTGAAACGGGCACTGAAATAATTATTAAGAACCTTAGACAAGAGTGGACAAAAGAAAACATTAATGATTTGTATAGAGAGCTATCTTTTTTTACCCCTCTATCGCATGATGACAGTGAATTTCAGATTAGATTAATTAATGACATTGACCCATCAATTCCTAAAGAAGTCAAAACTGCAATTTATGAAGTCGCAGAAATCGAAGTAACCTTGCATTATGATGGGAAAGAAGAATTAATTTATGAATACAAAAATAAGATAGATGCAAGAAGAAATAAAATAAGAATCATTAACAGAGATCAATTTATGCAATCAGAGTATGCAGGTTCTCTTAATACAGGACCTGTTGATATTAAACTTTTATTTTTTCCAAGAAAAGCCGCTTTGTTAGAAGGTACTTCTTTTAAATTAAGCGATTTAAGAACTTTCCTAAATATCAATGCTGGGGTTAAAATCTATCGAGATAATATTGCTGTTAAACCTTACGGATTTGTAAATAGTGAATTTGGTTTTGATTGGATGGGGCTCGGTGCTAGAAAAGCAGAAGATCCTGCTGGAATAAGCAGACCAAGTTATAAAATTACACCAAATCAATTGGTAGGTTTTGTAAATGTATCACGAGATGAAAACCCTAAAATTAATGATAGTGCATCGAGAGAAGGATTAGTTGAAAATGAAGCTTTTGAGGATTTAAGAGCTTTAATCTTATCAACGATTAGGTTACTTGAAACTTATAGATATGAAATAATAAAAGAGACTTCTAAAAAACCAGAAAAGAAACCAGCTCATGATAGCATTCATTATATTACCGAAAAATTGAATTCCGTTGTTAATGATTTAGAAAGTGTAAAACAATATCTCAGTAAGCATAAAGACTATAAAGGAAGCTCTATTTCAAACACTGTTATAAGAGTTAATGAAGCTATTGAGGAGACAGAAAGAACAATTGAAGAACTACTAGAAGAAAAAAGAGTATTAAGTGCTTTGGCTACTCTTGGTATTGCATCTGCAGTATTTGGTCATGAGACAGAAAGTTCAATTAATGAATTTAAATTAGCAGCAAAAACTTCAAGAAGTTATCTTTCCAAAAAAAACCCAGATATTGAAATTGCATTAATTGAACTTGATAAGGCAATTCAACATTCTAAAATAATCTCTGGTTGGGGCACATTTGCTTTATCAAGAGTTGAAAAAGAAAAGAGGGTAAAGCGTGAGAGAAGGATTAAACCGATAATTAATAAAGTTTTAGATCAAATAAAACCCAGTCTTGACGGAATTGGAGTTGAACTAATAAAAGAGATAGAAAATGTTGTTGCAAAAACATACCCAATGGATATTGAATCTATTATCCTTAATCTCTTGACAAACGCATATAGTGCTGTTCCAAATAGTAAAAGAAATAGAGTAATTAAAGTAACATTAAAGAATGAATATATTAATGATAAAAAAGGATTCTCCTTGACTGTTTCAGATAGTGGACCGGGCGTTGCAAAAGAATTCATTAATAGTATATGGGATCCTCTATTTACAACAAAAATCGGCAAATCAGATCAAAGAAGCGGGACAGGATTAGGTTTGACTATTGTCAGATCAATTGTAGATGAGATGGAAGGCGAAATTACTCTTAATAAAGATGAAGAATTAAAAGGGGCAAAATTTAATATTTGGTTACCAAAATAA
- a CDS encoding HNH endonuclease, producing the protein MKYYQIKKEIKNKPKTGDYSDWKHPISVECKNQCVYCTIIEKKFGGIRNFHVEHYRPKSLFPALENEWSNLFFSCSICNCFKSNDWPNEPDNTWSQKCYPDPSQIDYSTILEWSEKTNYKLEGKNISANYIIEKLFLNRPQLLLERKEYTIINIIFVELTNINNLIDNICNSKITDSDLCNLFRDMAKMYFDLLADMNSNYIPYTESQVKRS; encoded by the coding sequence ATGAAGTATTATCAGATAAAAAAAGAGATTAAAAATAAACCCAAAACAGGTGATTATTCAGATTGGAAGCATCCAATATCCGTGGAATGTAAAAATCAATGTGTATATTGCACAATTATTGAGAAAAAATTTGGTGGAATAAGAAATTTTCATGTTGAACATTATAGACCAAAAAGTCTTTTTCCCGCCTTGGAAAATGAATGGTCAAATTTGTTCTTTTCTTGTTCTATTTGTAATTGTTTCAAAAGTAATGATTGGCCAAATGAACCTGATAATACATGGTCTCAAAAATGTTACCCGGATCCCAGCCAAATTGACTATTCAACAATATTAGAATGGTCTGAAAAAACTAATTATAAATTAGAAGGGAAAAATATATCAGCAAATTATATAATTGAAAAGTTATTTTTAAATAGACCACAGCTGTTGCTAGAACGAAAAGAATATACAATAATTAACATTATTTTTGTGGAACTAACTAATATTAACAACTTAATAGACAACATTTGCAATTCTAAAATAACTGATTCTGATCTTTGTAATTTATTTAGGGACATGGCAAAGATGTATTTTGATTTATTAGCAGATATGAATTCAAATTATATCCCTTATACAGAATCTCAAGTGAAAAGAAGTTGA